The following are encoded in a window of Kitasatospora sp. NBC_01250 genomic DNA:
- a CDS encoding HD-GYP domain-containing protein, whose product MTPAPGRPARQLGGPARVLGGPVRGGVNGASLVRAAALLLFAGSLAALLAHGLTQPPVALAFGVLIAIGEAVRVGSPGGRAQAPLGAAIGLAYALLGPLRGLPTGHGVLQVVAVAGLGLATGALVRTLVLGCGRLRGTERSRVMASVPRPRSRTAGAPGPGRITVRGAVRGPGGDAGRATARETVCGAEHRSGHRRPGRRGFARPPGPARRPLPLPWRTRRLDRSTARTPGRPVLPAVRRYRAHGWPYGPRVVARCDGAARRLLAVAFAATLFQPLYNSGALDRVPLAGPAYGVFLVLVAALAGLADAVLAACQHRCGGRFGAALEEELRTLPGIGSAIAATGMLISLAAGEVGLWALPVFCLPLLLAQASLRRAAAVRATYGQTIATLARATEVAGYTAPGHARRVADTACALGRELGLSTHDLALLEYAALMHDIGQLSLVEPVRGGATATLPEPEQQRIARLGSEVIRCTGVPGPVAEQVARLADPLLGPDGRTDRSLPLAARIIRVANAHEDLTGPAGGGEAALAVLRAGQGRLYDPVVVAALERVRAVGSGPCTVGRAESG is encoded by the coding sequence GCTGCTGCTCTTCGCCGGCTCGCTGGCCGCGCTGCTCGCCCACGGGCTGACCCAGCCCCCGGTGGCGCTGGCCTTCGGGGTGCTGATCGCGATCGGCGAGGCGGTCCGGGTGGGCTCGCCCGGCGGGCGGGCGCAGGCCCCGCTGGGCGCCGCGATCGGGCTGGCCTACGCGCTGCTCGGGCCGCTGCGCGGGCTGCCCACCGGGCACGGGGTGCTCCAGGTGGTGGCGGTGGCGGGGCTGGGCCTGGCCACCGGGGCGCTGGTCCGCACCCTGGTGCTCGGGTGCGGCCGGCTGCGGGGCACCGAGCGCTCGCGGGTGATGGCCTCGGTGCCGCGGCCCAGGTCGCGGACGGCCGGAGCGCCCGGCCCGGGGCGCATCACGGTGCGCGGCGCGGTACGCGGCCCGGGCGGCGATGCCGGGCGCGCAACGGCGCGCGAGACGGTGTGCGGCGCTGAGCACCGGTCCGGGCACCGCCGGCCCGGGCGTCGCGGGTTCGCGCGGCCCCCGGGCCCGGCCCGCCGGCCGCTCCCGCTGCCCTGGCGCACCCGCCGGCTCGACCGCTCGACCGCCCGGACGCCGGGCCGCCCGGTCCTGCCGGCGGTGCGGCGCTACCGGGCGCACGGGTGGCCGTACGGCCCCCGGGTGGTGGCCCGGTGCGACGGTGCGGCGCGTCGGCTGCTCGCGGTGGCCTTCGCGGCCACCCTCTTCCAGCCGCTCTACAACAGCGGCGCCCTGGACCGGGTGCCGCTGGCCGGTCCGGCCTACGGCGTGTTCCTGGTGCTGGTGGCGGCGCTGGCCGGGCTGGCGGACGCGGTGCTCGCGGCCTGCCAGCACCGCTGCGGCGGGCGGTTCGGCGCGGCGCTGGAGGAGGAGCTGCGCACGCTGCCGGGCATCGGCTCGGCGATCGCGGCCACCGGGATGCTGATCAGCCTGGCGGCCGGCGAGGTCGGGCTGTGGGCGCTGCCGGTCTTCTGCCTGCCGCTGCTGCTGGCCCAGGCTTCGCTGCGGCGCGCGGCTGCCGTCCGGGCCACCTACGGGCAGACCATCGCCACCCTGGCCCGCGCCACCGAGGTGGCCGGGTACACCGCGCCGGGGCACGCGCGCCGGGTCGCGGACACCGCGTGCGCGCTCGGCCGGGAGCTCGGCCTGAGCACCCACGACCTCGCCCTGCTGGAGTACGCCGCGCTGATGCACGACATCGGTCAGCTCTCGCTGGTCGAGCCGGTGCGCGGCGGCGCCACGGCGACCCTCCCCGAGCCGGAGCAGCAGCGGATCGCCCGGCTGGGCAGCGAGGTGATCCGCTGCACCGGTGTGCCCGGACCGGTCGCCGAGCAGGTGGCCAGGCTGGCCGACCCGCTGCTTGGCCCGGACGGGCGTACCGACCGGAGCCTGCCGCTGGCCGCCCGGATCATCCGGGTCGCCAACGCCCACGAGGACCTGACCGGGCCCGCCGGTGGTGGCGAGGCGGCGCTGGCGGTGCTGCGCGCGGGGCAGGGGCGGCTCTACGACCCGGTGGTGGTCGCGGCGCTGGAGCGGGTGCGCGCCGTCGGCTCCGGCCCGTGCACGGTGGGCCGGGCCGAGAGCGGGTGA